A window of Candidatus Stygibacter australis contains these coding sequences:
- a CDS encoding 4Fe-4S binding protein: MRYPKLREVREALVSLFTKPYTSPFPKGEFKPFPGYRGKPVVDEDNCVGCETCANVCPSNAITFEDDPNTGIRTITRDYGRCIFCGKCEEHCITGKGVVLSDEIYDLACFDRAEVVETQERELLICDNCGAIITTKQHMQFIHDQLGAKAFASVLNLNMLNERLQLSRAEDVSIPIKDGLKRKNTYNILCPNCNRKLQIENLS, translated from the coding sequence ATGAGATATCCCAAATTGCGTGAAGTAAGGGAAGCCCTGGTTTCTTTATTCACAAAGCCATATACAAGTCCATTCCCGAAAGGTGAATTCAAACCTTTTCCCGGATATCGAGGTAAACCGGTGGTGGATGAAGATAATTGCGTAGGCTGCGAAACCTGCGCCAATGTTTGCCCGTCCAATGCCATTACTTTTGAAGATGATCCCAATACTGGTATCAGAACCATTACTCGCGATTATGGCAGGTGCATCTTTTGTGGTAAATGCGAAGAACACTGCATCACCGGTAAAGGTGTAGTACTATCTGATGAAATTTATGATCTTGCCTGCTTTGATCGTGCTGAAGTGGTTGAAACTCAGGAACGTGAACTTCTTATTTGTGATAATTGCGGGGCTATTATTACCACAAAGCAGCATATGCAGTTTATTCATGACCAGCTTGGTGCCAAGGCGTTTGCATCAGTGCTTAATTTGAATATGCTTAATGAGCGATTGCAGCTTTCCAGGGCTGAAGATGTTTCTATTCCCATAAAAGATGGCCTGAAAAGAAAGAATACCTA
- the mnhG gene encoding monovalent cation/H(+) antiporter subunit G, with protein MNSISVILYIVGAAFDLFGCLGLLRLPDVYNRLQSATKSVTLGTCSILLGLFIQFGFSATGIKALIAIPLLFFTSTVAAHALIRGSYKAGIELSDKTVVDHYKEQNK; from the coding sequence ATGAATAGTATCAGCGTTATTCTTTATATAGTTGGAGCAGCATTTGATCTATTTGGCTGCCTGGGACTGCTTCGTCTGCCAGATGTTTATAATCGTCTCCAATCTGCCACTAAATCCGTTACCTTAGGAACGTGCAGTATCCTGCTGGGTTTATTTATCCAATTCGGATTTTCTGCTACAGGTATCAAAGCTCTTATTGCAATACCACTATTATTCTTCACTTCCACCGTTGCTGCCCATGCTCTGATTCGAGGATCATATAAGGCTGGAATTGAATTGTCAGATAAAACTGTGGTTGATCATTATAAGGAGCAGAACAAATGA
- a CDS encoding monovalent cation/H+ antiporter complex subunit F produces the protein MIDILLYILMGLSFLCFLRVILGPSVADRMVAIDIFGILVVGICVFLAIKTNRLFLIDIAIAWILISFIGTITLAKYLTRKKLDE, from the coding sequence ATGATTGATATCTTATTGTATATTTTAATGGGACTAAGTTTCCTGTGTTTCCTGCGGGTTATCCTGGGACCATCTGTTGCCGATCGCATGGTGGCTATTGATATTTTTGGAATTCTGGTCGTAGGTATCTGCGTTTTCCTGGCAATTAAAACCAATAGACTGTTCCTTATCGATATTGCTATTGCCTGGATACTTATCAGTTTTATCGGCACTATCACACTGGCAAAATATTTAACAAGGAAGAAATTAGATGAATAG
- a CDS encoding Na+/H+ antiporter subunit E: MMIMKQITLFIILFLIWMAFSFSLETANILSGVFAALLTTLIFSNRFLTSWQKFYNPVRYFWLIIYIIIFIWECIKANFDVAYRVLSPRMPIKPGIVKVHSSLKTDIARVILANSITMTPGTITVDIIDSDLYIHWIYVKSDDPEYYTKKIIGRFETLLKRIFE; the protein is encoded by the coding sequence ATGATGATTATGAAGCAGATAACATTATTTATAATTTTATTTTTGATCTGGATGGCATTTTCTTTCAGTCTTGAAACTGCAAATATCCTTAGTGGCGTATTTGCTGCTCTACTCACAACATTGATCTTCTCAAACAGATTTCTCACTTCCTGGCAGAAATTCTATAACCCGGTAAGATATTTCTGGTTGATCATTTATATAATCATATTCATCTGGGAATGTATCAAGGCAAATTTCGATGTTGCCTATCGCGTTCTTAGTCCCAGAATGCCTATTAAACCCGGTATTGTTAAAGTGCATTCATCATTGAAAACAGATATAGCGAGAGTAATCCTGGCAAATTCCATCACAATGACTCCCGGAACAATTACTGTAGATATTATCGATAGTGACCTGTATATCCATTGGATATATGTAAAAAGTGATGATCCGGAATACTACACCAAAAAGATCATCGGAAGATTTGAAACACTATTAAAAAGGATATTTGAATAA
- a CDS encoding proton-conducting transporter membrane subunit, whose protein sequence is MNALIPLYVVIPLASAFIMAILGRLIKNIGKVVVVVELLFLTCLTLFFMLKSQGTLVYRVGGFPDVGDIPIAIYMVMDGLSKLLLLIISAVGFLTALYSVSYTREYTAERKFYILFSLMIAGMNGIVISGDIFNIYVFLEIAAISSYILVAFGVEKHQLEASFKYQVLGCLASLLILLAIGFIYWGTGTLNIADISRQLPYSAPFVKFVSLLFLVGFGLKAAIFPFHAWLPDAHSSAPSPISAMLSGVLIKAIGLYVIFRLFFSMFALNADIAMTIIVLGTLSMIIGGLMAIGQWDMKRLLAYSSISQMGYVVMGVGIGMLILVRNGSQTIAAFAIFGALLHLLNHSVFKSLLFLNAGAVEYRTGIRDMRKLGGLSEKMPITSKTSLIASMSISGIPPFNGFFSKLIIILAAVQAQFYWLAFIAVAVSIITISYFLKFQKYIFYNKPGEYDHQIKEAPLPMSIAMMILALLCIMLSLMVIPSLRDQFIFPAVNVLIKNLQYSAAVLG, encoded by the coding sequence TGTCTGACTCTATTTTTTATGCTGAAATCCCAGGGTACATTGGTCTATAGAGTTGGTGGCTTTCCTGATGTTGGAGATATCCCGATTGCTATCTATATGGTGATGGATGGACTTTCGAAATTACTATTGCTGATAATTTCTGCAGTAGGTTTTTTAACTGCCCTGTATTCCGTCTCATATACAAGAGAATATACTGCTGAAAGAAAATTCTATATATTATTCAGTTTAATGATTGCTGGTATGAATGGAATTGTGATCAGTGGTGATATTTTCAATATTTATGTATTTCTGGAAATTGCCGCAATTTCTTCTTACATCCTGGTTGCTTTTGGGGTAGAAAAACACCAGTTAGAAGCGTCCTTCAAATATCAGGTTCTGGGTTGTCTGGCATCACTATTGATCCTCCTGGCAATCGGATTTATTTATTGGGGTACAGGAACCCTTAATATTGCTGATATTTCCCGGCAGTTACCATATTCTGCACCTTTTGTGAAATTTGTATCCTTGCTTTTCCTGGTCGGATTTGGTTTGAAAGCTGCAATTTTCCCCTTCCATGCCTGGCTGCCTGATGCTCATTCATCTGCACCTTCACCAATTTCTGCCATGCTTTCCGGTGTACTCATCAAAGCGATTGGACTTTATGTGATATTCAGATTATTCTTTTCCATGTTTGCCCTTAATGCTGATATAGCGATGACGATCATTGTATTGGGAACTTTATCGATGATAATTGGTGGATTAATGGCAATAGGACAGTGGGATATGAAAAGACTACTGGCATATTCCAGTATCAGTCAGATGGGTTATGTGGTTATGGGAGTTGGAATAGGAATGTTAATTTTGGTGCGGAATGGGAGCCAGACAATTGCTGCCTTTGCAATTTTTGGTGCATTACTGCATCTATTAAATCACTCCGTATTCAAGAGCCTGCTATTTCTCAATGCCGGTGCTGTGGAATATCGAACCGGAATCAGGGATATGCGCAAATTAGGTGGATTATCAGAAAAAATGCCCATTACAAGTAAAACTTCGCTGATTGCCTCAATGTCAATTTCGGGAATTCCACCATTTAATGGATTCTTCAGTAAATTGATCATTATTCTTGCTGCAGTTCAAGCTCAATTTTACTGGCTGGCTTTCATTGCTGTTGCAGTTAGCATTATCACGATTTCATATTTTTTGAAATTTCAAAAATATATTTTCTATAATAAACCTGGAGAATATGATCACCAGATCAAGGAAGCTCCATTGCCTATGTCAATTGCAATGATGATTCTGGCATTATTATGTATAATGCTTAGTTTGATGGTGATCCCCTCACTCCGCGACCAGTTCATTTTCCCCGCTGTTAATGTGCTGATAAAAAATCTGCAGTATTCCGCAGCAGTATTAGGATGA